Proteins from one Chitinophaga oryzae genomic window:
- a CDS encoding winged helix-turn-helix transcriptional regulator, with the protein MKKTDSRQVECAAHLASVEDAIYVLGGKWKLRIMIALVSGYHRFNELQRTITGISARILSSELKSLELNGLVKRVVKADQTPVLVEYLPTEYAETLKEVITVLGNWGLKHKKRITGKTQNSSQPS; encoded by the coding sequence ATGAAAAAAACAGACTCACGACAGGTGGAATGTGCCGCCCATCTGGCTTCCGTAGAAGATGCCATCTACGTGCTCGGAGGTAAATGGAAGCTTCGCATCATGATTGCCCTGGTCTCCGGCTACCATCGGTTTAACGAATTGCAGCGTACCATTACGGGGATCTCAGCAAGGATACTGTCATCTGAACTGAAATCACTGGAACTGAACGGACTGGTAAAAAGAGTGGTAAAAGCAGATCAGACACCGGTACTCGTGGAATATTTACCGACGGAATATGCAGAAACGCTGAAAGAAGTAATCACCGTGCTGGGAAACTGGGGATTAAAACATAAAAAAAGGATTACAGGAAAGACACAAA